A window of the Lepus europaeus isolate LE1 chromosome 5, mLepTim1.pri, whole genome shotgun sequence genome harbors these coding sequences:
- the LOC133759257 gene encoding small ubiquitin-related modifier 2-like: MVDEKPKEGVKSENNDHINLKVAGQDGSVVQFKIKRHTPLSKLMKAYCERQGLSMRQIRFRFDGQPINESDTPAQMVMEDEDTIDGRCLLKREPAALLQNSDLTDQEHILNLKTAIGSITS, encoded by the coding sequence ATGGTGGACGAAAAGCCCAAGGAAGGAGTCAAGAGTGAGAACAACGATCATATTAATTTGAAGGTGGCGGGGCAGGATGGTTCTGTGGTGCAGTTTAAGATTAAGAGGCATACACCACTTAGTAAACTAATGAAAGCCTATTGTGAACGACAGGGTTTGTCAATGAGGCAGATCAGATTCCGATTTGATGGGCAGCCAATCAATGAATCAGACACACCTGCACAGATGGTAATGGAGGACGAAGATACGATTGATGGGCGGTGTCTACTGAAAAGGGAACCGGCTGCTTTACTCCAGAACTCTGACCTTACAGACCAAGAACACATTCTCAACCTGAAAACTGCGATTGGTTCCATCACATCCTGA